Proteins from a single region of Acanthochromis polyacanthus isolate Apoly-LR-REF ecotype Palm Island chromosome 11, KAUST_Apoly_ChrSc, whole genome shotgun sequence:
- the nup153 gene encoding nuclear pore complex protein Nup153 isoform X5: MTAIRRRNTDRHSDERAMAATGGGKIRSRRYHIASKPYAKSKQQQSGLISRVTDTVKSIVPSWLQKYFKNEDAPEGGETVQGPNRNCQPPPPPNGSEEGPSPLDGRDSPEPSTSNTEPSTSRASLNFQEYVLSRPPLSRSHLHFTPLDPSAPTLGASSSLFSQPSTSSAPGPFSTGFSLVKEIKDNLSQHEDDNISTTSGFSSRASDKDVPTSKAASLPQLWSPETDRTNCGPQPSQSSQKKPAFNLSVFGTSSNSTLNSTVLSSSQLGDSPFYPGKTTYGGAAAVRSSRTRPGTPYQAPVRRQIKAKPAGAQPCGVTSATARRILQSLERMSSPLADAKRIPAAASSPLSTSMDGINLDASHLTPKKKRVESTLPPVQKLVVPATASVSGNRSVSFRATLTPGGVSRTLDRATRETPTRQSPQLLEATPGPSQSTKGSSGPAYPLSSTPAASSVSSGGGKMKRERSSARPSSKHQEDDEVAEVPDLPTISLPIGPSALPTFSFSSPLPPVTTSTTVSSTPKTMPVTPAKETVTNKDPPKASTPPCVPFTFSSPIVKATAASPPSFSPSAGFTFSAPVTKLGPSMSNGKLTTPIAATVKPATNKSTEDFEGPFKPAKTLKQGSVLDLLKAPGFASPVAQISPSSDAAPQQTSTQSTAPSSTSTTTSSLAASTGFGSLFKASTDWSCDVCLVQNKSSDTKCVCCAAPQPNSSKSIDSKPSLATSVGQENSSSSTNTTSTTTTTTGFGTMFSKPAGTWDCDTCLVLNKPDAVKCVACETAKPGTGLKPSLTLPSAFSAVKTVSAPAAPVSTGFSGFGDKFKKPEGAWECDTCMVQNKAEDTKCVACTNPKPGASAGASSTASSAPVFGLGDKFKKPEGTWDCDVCLLQNKAADLQCVACQAAKPGANVEPKAFGSSGSSAGATSGSSTFGSSTSSSGGFKFGTSDSTSGSGSGGFKFGGSLSESSSASSGGFKFGVSFGSSSSEATSKDTTASSGFKFGSSSEGFKFGAASSDDKKSDQPAAGSGFKFGVSGGIAFGTGSSSTESNSSKSGFTFGLSKPEEKTSDATTTSSSTVTFTPPSSQEKSDSVASTNTNLTTTTTTTIGSVFGRLGEPVSPQAASTFGSLQPGKEPAAPTFTFGKPEEKKEAVASSAPSSFLFGGASKDADSAPVPAATGGFSFGKPSAPAEQPPPAFTFGKPADKSETSTSEAPKASFTFGQSAADSSAAAPKPAFSFMTSNPTNATNSTTSSSSTPTPSLFGTTTVTTTSSSSSSSTPAPAPSAAPSTFMFGQSAAASSDAPPAKTFLFGQSQDSQPPAPSAAPLNSAPAPAPAQPFIFGAPANAAPPPAAAPSFGFGATAPSAASSSAAASTAPSPFAFSSAPSAGFGANQTPSFGSSFGSPFPATPSQAPAFGAKPSAAPVFGQQTNSTPVFGAAANAAPGGGFQFGGSGGFGATNNASGVFTFGAGSAASPAPPANPSMAPQSGAPGGGFNFTQPPTFNIGSTKSFTASPAGQQPIAGRKIKTAVRRRK, encoded by the exons ATGACAGCTATCCGGCGCCGAAACACCGATAGACACTCAGACGAAAGAGCCATGGCGGCCACGGGTGGAGGGAAAATTAGAAGCAGGAGATATCATATCGCCTCTAAACCTTACGCCAAGAGTAAACAG cagcagTCAGGCCTCATCAGTCGAGTGACAGACACAGTAAAGAGCATCGTTCCTTCCTGGCTGCAGAAATACTTTAAGAATGAAGATGCTCCTGAAGGAGGAGAGACTGTACAGGGGCCAAACAGGAACTGCcagccacctcctcctcctaatGGCAGTGAAGAGGGACCTTCTCCCCTCGATGGGCGCGACTCTCCAGAGCCTAGCACCAGTAACACAG AGCCCTCAACCAGCCGAGCATCCCTGAACTTTCAGGAGTATGTACTCTCTCGACCTCCTCTGAGTCGCTCTCACCTCCACTTTACCCCGCTGGATCCTTCTGCCCCAACCCTGGGGGCCTCCAGCAGCCTCTTCTCTCAGCCTTCCACCTCCTCAGCTCCTGGGCCTTTTTCTACAGGCTTCTCCTTGGTGAAAGAAATCAAGGACAACCTCTCACAGCACGAAGATGATAACATCTCCACCACAAGTGGATTCTCCTCCCGTGCATCTGACAAAG ATGTCCCCACTTCCAAAGCGGCATCGCTTCCTCAGCTCTGGTCCccagagacagacagaacaaACTGTGGGCCTCAGCCCTCCCAGTCCAGTCAGAAAAAGCCTGCTTTCAACCTGTCTGTCTTTGGAACCTCCTCCAAT TCGACATTAAACAGCACAGTACTGAGCTCCAGCCAGCTTGGAGATTCGCCCTTCTACCCCGGGAAGACCACGTATGGTGGAGCAGCTGCTGTCAGAAGCTCCCGTACTCGCCCTGGAACACCATACCAG GCTCCAGTGAGGAGACAGATCAAGGCTAAGCCTGCTGGTGCTCAGCCCTGTGGGGTGACCAGCGCCACAGCCAGACGCATTCTGCAGTCCTTGGAGCGCATGTCGAGCCCACTGGCT GATGCCAAGAGAATccctgcagcagcttcatccCCCCTCTCAACA TCGATGGATGGCATAAATCTAGATGCTTCACATCTCACGCCCAAAAAGAAGCGG GTGGAGTCAACCCTCCCACCGGTGCAGAAACTTGTGGTTCCTGCCACAGCATCAGTGTCAGGAAATCGCTCTGTGTCCTTCAGGGCCACTTTGACCCCTGGAGGAGTGAGCCGAACTCTGGACAGGGCCACAAGAGAGACG CCGACAAGACAATCACCGCAGCTACTTGAAGCAACCCCTGGTCCATCACAAAG CACAAAGGGTTCCAGTGGTCCGGCCTATCCTCTGTCCAGCACACCTGCAGCCAGCAGTGTGAGCTCTGGAGGCGGCAagatgaagagagagaggagcagtGCACGACCCTCCTCCAAACACCAGGAAGATGATGAG GTGGCTGAAGTGCCAGACCTCCCAACCATTTCACTTCCCATCGGCCCATCTGCCTTGCCCACCTTCAGCTTCTCCTCTCCCCTGCCACCCGTCACCACCTCCACGACCGTTAGCTCCACCCCCAAGACCATGCCTGTTACTCCTGCTAAGGAAACGGTAACAAATAAG GATCCACCAAAGGCCTCAACACCCCCATGTGTACCTTTTACATTTTCCTCCCCAATTGTCAAAGCCACTGCTGCTAGCCCACCTTCCTTTTCCCCTTCT GCTGGATTTACTTTCAGCGCCCCTGTGACAAAGTTAGGTCCCTCCATGTCAAATGGAAAGCTGACCACACCCATAGCGGCAACAG TGAAGCcagcaacaaataaaagcacagaagaCTTTGAAGGACCTTTCAAACCAGCCAAAACCCTGAAGCAGGGCAGCGTGCTGGATCTTCTCAAAGCACCTG GCTTTGCCTCTCCTGTTGCTCAGATTTCCCCAAGCTCAGATGCTGCACCCCAGCAGACGTCTACACAATCCACTgccccctcctccacctctacAACCACCTCCTCCCTCGCTGCATCAACAGGGTTCGGTAGTTTGTTCAAAGCCTCAACAGACTGGAGCTGTGATGTCTGCCTGGTTCAGAACAAGTCATCAGATACAAAGTGTGTTTGCTGTGCAGCCCCGCAGCCTAACTCATCCAAATCCATAGACAGTAAACCATCCCTTGCCACCTCAGTTGGGCaggagaacagcagcagcagcaccaacaCCACCTCCACCACTACAACCACAACAGGTTTTGGCACAATGTTTTCCAAACCTGCAGGAACCTGGGACTGTGATACTTGTCTTGTTCTAAACAAACCTGATGCAGTAAAGTGTGTGGCCTGTGAAACGGCCAAACCCGGGACAGGCCTCAAACCCTCTCTGACTCTTCCTTCTGCCTTCTCAGCTGTAAAGACTGTATCTGCCCCTGCAGCTCCTGTTTCTACAGGATTCAGTGGATTTGGAGACAAATTCAAAAAACCTGAGGGTGCATGGGAATGTGATACATGTATGGTACAGAACAAGGCAGAGGATACTAAGTGTGTGGCCTGCACGAATCCTAAACCAG gagcttcagcagGAGCCTCTTCAACGGCCAGCAGTGCCCCAGTGTTTGGACTTGGAGACAAGTTCAAGAAGCCAGAGGGAACCTGGGATTGTGATGTCTGTCTTCTACAGAATAAAGCTGCTGATTTGCAGTGTGTTGCCTGTCAGGCAGCCAAACCTGGAGCTAATGTGGAGCCCAAGG CCTTTGGTTCTTCCGGTTCCTCAGCTGGTGCGACTTCAGGCTCGTCTACTTTTGGCTCTTCTACCTCTAGTTCTGGAGGCTTTAAGTTTGGCACATCAGACAGTACTTCGGGATCTGGATCTGGAGGTTTCAAATTTGGGGGCTCACTTTCAGAATCTTCTTCTGCTTCATCAGGTGGATTTAAATTTGGAGTCTCATTTGGAAGCTCCTCATCAGAAGCCACTTCTAAAGACACTACTGCCTCATCAGGGTTCAAATTCGGCAGCTCGTCTGAGGGCTTTAAATTTGGGGCTGCCTCTAGTGATGACAAAAAGTCAGACCAGCCTGCTGCAGGTTCTGGGTTTAAGTTTGGAGTAAGCGGTGGGATAGCATTTGGAACTGGATCATCTAGCACAGAAAGTAACTCTTCTAAAAGTGGTTTCACCTTTGGACTTTCAAAACCTGAGGAGAAAACATCAGATGCCACCACAACCTCCTCATCCACTGTTACTTTTACTCCTCCTTCGTCTCAAGAAAAGAGTGACAGTGTGGCATCAACAAACACCAACTTaaccaccacaacaacaaccacaattGGATCTGTGTTTGGGAGACTGGGTGAGCCAGTCTCACCACAAGCGGCTTCTACATTTGGATCCTTACAGCCAGGGAAAGAGCCTGCTGCTCCCACCTTTACCTTTGGGAAGccagaagaaaagaaggaagcAGTTGCCTCCTCGGCTCCATCTTCCTTCCTTTTTGGTGGTGCTAGTAAGGATGCAGATTCTGCACCAGTACCAGCCGCCACAGGAGGTTTTTCCTTCGGCAAACCCAGCGCTCCAGCAGAACAACCTCCACCGGCtttcacttttggcaagccAGCAGACAAGAGCGAAACTTCCACTTCAGAGGCCCCAAAGGCCTCCTTCACTTTTGGACAAAGTGCTGCAG attcttctgctgctgctccaaaaCCAGCATTTTCATTTATGACTAGTAATCCCACCAACGCCACAAACTCCACAACGTCATCGTCCTCTACCCCGACTCCCAGTCTGTTCGGCACCACCACCgtcaccaccaccagcagcagcagcagcagctccacaccGGCTCCAGCTCCTTCTGCAGCTCCCAGTACTTTCATGTTCGGTCAGTCTGCTGCAGCCTCCAGCGACGCTCCTCCAGCTAAAACGTTCCTCTTTGGCCAGAGTCAGGACAGCCAGCCACCGGCCCCGTCAGCTGCTCCTCTGAACTCAGCCCCAGCCCCAGCTCCAGCTCAGCCCTTCATCTTTGGCGCTCCTGCCaatgctgctcctcctcctgctgctgctccctcCTTCGGTTTTGGAGCAACAGCGCCCTCTGCTGCCTCTTCATCAG CAGCTGCATCTACAGCTCCCTCCCCGTTTGCATTCAGCTCAGCCCCCTCCGCTGGGTTTGGAGCCAACCAGACTCCTTCATTCGGGTCCTCCTTTGGGTCCCCTTTCCCAGCCACACCTTCTCAGGCCCCGGCCTTTGGGGCCAAACCCAGTGCTGCCCCTGTCTTTGGACAGCAGACCAACTCCACGCCTGTATTTGGGGCGGCTGCTAATGCTGCACCAG GTGGAGGATTTCAGTTTGGAGGATCCGGTGGATTTGGAGCCACGAACAACGCCTCAGGTGTGTTTACCTTTGGAGCCGGATCAGCTGCCTCTCCTGCCCCCCCTGCCAACCCTTCCATGGCACCCCAGTCTGGAGCCCCTGGAGGTGGATTCAACTTCACACAACCCCCGACATTCAATATTGG GTCGACTAAATCCTTCACTGCCTCTCCAGCTGGACAGCAACCAATCGCTGGGCGCAAGATCAAGACAGCAGTGCGGCGCAGAAAGTAG
- the nup153 gene encoding nuclear pore complex protein Nup153 isoform X1, translating to MTAIRRRNTDRHSDERAMAATGGGKIRSRRYHIASKPYAKSKQQQSGLISRVTDTVKSIVPSWLQKYFKNEDAPEGGETVQGPNRNCQPPPPPNGSEEGPSPLDGRDSPEPSTSNTEPSTSRASLNFQEYVLSRPPLSRSHLHFTPLDPSAPTLGASSSLFSQPSTSSAPGPFSTGFSLVKEIKDNLSQHEDDNISTTSGFSSRASDKDVPTSKAASLPQLWSPETDRTNCGPQPSQSSQKKPAFNLSVFGTSSNSTLNSTVLSSSQLGDSPFYPGKTTYGGAAAVRSSRTRPGTPYQAPVRRQIKAKPAGAQPCGVTSATARRILQSLERMSSPLADAKRIPAAASSPLSTSMDGINLDASHLTPKKKRVESTLPPVQKLVVPATASVSGNRSVSFRATLTPGGVSRTLDRATRETPTRQSPQLLEATPGPSQRYNVSASADQAQVQVAAADAIFKKHTKGSSGPAYPLSSTPAASSVSSGGGKMKRERSSARPSSKHQEDDEVAEVPDLPTISLPIGPSALPTFSFSSPLPPVTTSTTVSSTPKTMPVTPAKETVTNKDPPKASTPPCVPFTFSSPIVKATAASPPSFSPSAGFTFSAPVTKLGPSMSNGKLTTPIAATVKPATNKSTEDFEGPFKPAKTLKQGSVLDLLKAPGFASPVAQISPSSDAAPQQTSTQSTAPSSTSTTTSSLAASTGFGSLFKASTDWSCDVCLVQNKSSDTKCVCCAAPQPNSSKSIDSKPSLATSVGQENSSSSTNTTSTTTTTTGFGTMFSKPAGTWDCDTCLVLNKPDAVKCVACETAKPGTGLKPSLTLPSAFSAVKTVSAPAAPVSTGFSGFGDKFKKPEGAWECDTCMVQNKAEDTKCVACTNPKPGASAGASSTASSAPVFGLGDKFKKPEGTWDCDVCLLQNKAADLQCVACQAAKPGANVEPKAFGSSGSSAGATSGSSTFGSSTSSSGGFKFGTSDSTSGSGSGGFKFGGSLSESSSASSGGFKFGVSFGSSSSEATSKDTTASSGFKFGSSSEGFKFGAASSDDKKSDQPAAGSGFKFGVSGGIAFGTGSSSTESNSSKSGFTFGLSKPEEKTSDATTTSSSTVTFTPPSSQEKSDSVASTNTNLTTTTTTTIGSVFGRLGEPVSPQAASTFGSLQPGKEPAAPTFTFGKPEEKKEAVASSAPSSFLFGGASKDADSAPVPAATGGFSFGKPSAPAEQPPPAFTFGKPADKSETSTSEAPKASFTFGQSAADSSAAAPKPAFSFMTSNPTNATNSTTSSSSTPTPSLFGTTTVTTTSSSSSSSTPAPAPSAAPSTFMFGQSAAASSDAPPAKTFLFGQSQDSQPPAPSAAPLNSAPAPAPAQPFIFGAPANAAPPPAAAPSFGFGATAPSAASSSAAASTAPSPFAFSSAPSAGFGANQTPSFGSSFGSPFPATPSQAPAFGAKPSAAPVFGQQTNSTPVFGAAANAAPGGGFQFGGSGGFGATNNASGVFTFGAGSAASPAPPANPSMAPQSGAPGGGFNFTQPPTFNIGSTKSFTASPAGQQPIAGRKIKTAVRRRK from the exons ATGACAGCTATCCGGCGCCGAAACACCGATAGACACTCAGACGAAAGAGCCATGGCGGCCACGGGTGGAGGGAAAATTAGAAGCAGGAGATATCATATCGCCTCTAAACCTTACGCCAAGAGTAAACAG cagcagTCAGGCCTCATCAGTCGAGTGACAGACACAGTAAAGAGCATCGTTCCTTCCTGGCTGCAGAAATACTTTAAGAATGAAGATGCTCCTGAAGGAGGAGAGACTGTACAGGGGCCAAACAGGAACTGCcagccacctcctcctcctaatGGCAGTGAAGAGGGACCTTCTCCCCTCGATGGGCGCGACTCTCCAGAGCCTAGCACCAGTAACACAG AGCCCTCAACCAGCCGAGCATCCCTGAACTTTCAGGAGTATGTACTCTCTCGACCTCCTCTGAGTCGCTCTCACCTCCACTTTACCCCGCTGGATCCTTCTGCCCCAACCCTGGGGGCCTCCAGCAGCCTCTTCTCTCAGCCTTCCACCTCCTCAGCTCCTGGGCCTTTTTCTACAGGCTTCTCCTTGGTGAAAGAAATCAAGGACAACCTCTCACAGCACGAAGATGATAACATCTCCACCACAAGTGGATTCTCCTCCCGTGCATCTGACAAAG ATGTCCCCACTTCCAAAGCGGCATCGCTTCCTCAGCTCTGGTCCccagagacagacagaacaaACTGTGGGCCTCAGCCCTCCCAGTCCAGTCAGAAAAAGCCTGCTTTCAACCTGTCTGTCTTTGGAACCTCCTCCAAT TCGACATTAAACAGCACAGTACTGAGCTCCAGCCAGCTTGGAGATTCGCCCTTCTACCCCGGGAAGACCACGTATGGTGGAGCAGCTGCTGTCAGAAGCTCCCGTACTCGCCCTGGAACACCATACCAG GCTCCAGTGAGGAGACAGATCAAGGCTAAGCCTGCTGGTGCTCAGCCCTGTGGGGTGACCAGCGCCACAGCCAGACGCATTCTGCAGTCCTTGGAGCGCATGTCGAGCCCACTGGCT GATGCCAAGAGAATccctgcagcagcttcatccCCCCTCTCAACA TCGATGGATGGCATAAATCTAGATGCTTCACATCTCACGCCCAAAAAGAAGCGG GTGGAGTCAACCCTCCCACCGGTGCAGAAACTTGTGGTTCCTGCCACAGCATCAGTGTCAGGAAATCGCTCTGTGTCCTTCAGGGCCACTTTGACCCCTGGAGGAGTGAGCCGAACTCTGGACAGGGCCACAAGAGAGACG CCGACAAGACAATCACCGCAGCTACTTGAAGCAACCCCTGGTCCATCACAAAGGTACAACGTGTCTGCCAGTGCTGATCAGGCACAGGTTCAAGTCGCTGCTGCGGATGCCATCTTTAAGAAACA CACAAAGGGTTCCAGTGGTCCGGCCTATCCTCTGTCCAGCACACCTGCAGCCAGCAGTGTGAGCTCTGGAGGCGGCAagatgaagagagagaggagcagtGCACGACCCTCCTCCAAACACCAGGAAGATGATGAG GTGGCTGAAGTGCCAGACCTCCCAACCATTTCACTTCCCATCGGCCCATCTGCCTTGCCCACCTTCAGCTTCTCCTCTCCCCTGCCACCCGTCACCACCTCCACGACCGTTAGCTCCACCCCCAAGACCATGCCTGTTACTCCTGCTAAGGAAACGGTAACAAATAAG GATCCACCAAAGGCCTCAACACCCCCATGTGTACCTTTTACATTTTCCTCCCCAATTGTCAAAGCCACTGCTGCTAGCCCACCTTCCTTTTCCCCTTCT GCTGGATTTACTTTCAGCGCCCCTGTGACAAAGTTAGGTCCCTCCATGTCAAATGGAAAGCTGACCACACCCATAGCGGCAACAG TGAAGCcagcaacaaataaaagcacagaagaCTTTGAAGGACCTTTCAAACCAGCCAAAACCCTGAAGCAGGGCAGCGTGCTGGATCTTCTCAAAGCACCTG GCTTTGCCTCTCCTGTTGCTCAGATTTCCCCAAGCTCAGATGCTGCACCCCAGCAGACGTCTACACAATCCACTgccccctcctccacctctacAACCACCTCCTCCCTCGCTGCATCAACAGGGTTCGGTAGTTTGTTCAAAGCCTCAACAGACTGGAGCTGTGATGTCTGCCTGGTTCAGAACAAGTCATCAGATACAAAGTGTGTTTGCTGTGCAGCCCCGCAGCCTAACTCATCCAAATCCATAGACAGTAAACCATCCCTTGCCACCTCAGTTGGGCaggagaacagcagcagcagcaccaacaCCACCTCCACCACTACAACCACAACAGGTTTTGGCACAATGTTTTCCAAACCTGCAGGAACCTGGGACTGTGATACTTGTCTTGTTCTAAACAAACCTGATGCAGTAAAGTGTGTGGCCTGTGAAACGGCCAAACCCGGGACAGGCCTCAAACCCTCTCTGACTCTTCCTTCTGCCTTCTCAGCTGTAAAGACTGTATCTGCCCCTGCAGCTCCTGTTTCTACAGGATTCAGTGGATTTGGAGACAAATTCAAAAAACCTGAGGGTGCATGGGAATGTGATACATGTATGGTACAGAACAAGGCAGAGGATACTAAGTGTGTGGCCTGCACGAATCCTAAACCAG gagcttcagcagGAGCCTCTTCAACGGCCAGCAGTGCCCCAGTGTTTGGACTTGGAGACAAGTTCAAGAAGCCAGAGGGAACCTGGGATTGTGATGTCTGTCTTCTACAGAATAAAGCTGCTGATTTGCAGTGTGTTGCCTGTCAGGCAGCCAAACCTGGAGCTAATGTGGAGCCCAAGG CCTTTGGTTCTTCCGGTTCCTCAGCTGGTGCGACTTCAGGCTCGTCTACTTTTGGCTCTTCTACCTCTAGTTCTGGAGGCTTTAAGTTTGGCACATCAGACAGTACTTCGGGATCTGGATCTGGAGGTTTCAAATTTGGGGGCTCACTTTCAGAATCTTCTTCTGCTTCATCAGGTGGATTTAAATTTGGAGTCTCATTTGGAAGCTCCTCATCAGAAGCCACTTCTAAAGACACTACTGCCTCATCAGGGTTCAAATTCGGCAGCTCGTCTGAGGGCTTTAAATTTGGGGCTGCCTCTAGTGATGACAAAAAGTCAGACCAGCCTGCTGCAGGTTCTGGGTTTAAGTTTGGAGTAAGCGGTGGGATAGCATTTGGAACTGGATCATCTAGCACAGAAAGTAACTCTTCTAAAAGTGGTTTCACCTTTGGACTTTCAAAACCTGAGGAGAAAACATCAGATGCCACCACAACCTCCTCATCCACTGTTACTTTTACTCCTCCTTCGTCTCAAGAAAAGAGTGACAGTGTGGCATCAACAAACACCAACTTaaccaccacaacaacaaccacaattGGATCTGTGTTTGGGAGACTGGGTGAGCCAGTCTCACCACAAGCGGCTTCTACATTTGGATCCTTACAGCCAGGGAAAGAGCCTGCTGCTCCCACCTTTACCTTTGGGAAGccagaagaaaagaaggaagcAGTTGCCTCCTCGGCTCCATCTTCCTTCCTTTTTGGTGGTGCTAGTAAGGATGCAGATTCTGCACCAGTACCAGCCGCCACAGGAGGTTTTTCCTTCGGCAAACCCAGCGCTCCAGCAGAACAACCTCCACCGGCtttcacttttggcaagccAGCAGACAAGAGCGAAACTTCCACTTCAGAGGCCCCAAAGGCCTCCTTCACTTTTGGACAAAGTGCTGCAG attcttctgctgctgctccaaaaCCAGCATTTTCATTTATGACTAGTAATCCCACCAACGCCACAAACTCCACAACGTCATCGTCCTCTACCCCGACTCCCAGTCTGTTCGGCACCACCACCgtcaccaccaccagcagcagcagcagcagctccacaccGGCTCCAGCTCCTTCTGCAGCTCCCAGTACTTTCATGTTCGGTCAGTCTGCTGCAGCCTCCAGCGACGCTCCTCCAGCTAAAACGTTCCTCTTTGGCCAGAGTCAGGACAGCCAGCCACCGGCCCCGTCAGCTGCTCCTCTGAACTCAGCCCCAGCCCCAGCTCCAGCTCAGCCCTTCATCTTTGGCGCTCCTGCCaatgctgctcctcctcctgctgctgctccctcCTTCGGTTTTGGAGCAACAGCGCCCTCTGCTGCCTCTTCATCAG CAGCTGCATCTACAGCTCCCTCCCCGTTTGCATTCAGCTCAGCCCCCTCCGCTGGGTTTGGAGCCAACCAGACTCCTTCATTCGGGTCCTCCTTTGGGTCCCCTTTCCCAGCCACACCTTCTCAGGCCCCGGCCTTTGGGGCCAAACCCAGTGCTGCCCCTGTCTTTGGACAGCAGACCAACTCCACGCCTGTATTTGGGGCGGCTGCTAATGCTGCACCAG GTGGAGGATTTCAGTTTGGAGGATCCGGTGGATTTGGAGCCACGAACAACGCCTCAGGTGTGTTTACCTTTGGAGCCGGATCAGCTGCCTCTCCTGCCCCCCCTGCCAACCCTTCCATGGCACCCCAGTCTGGAGCCCCTGGAGGTGGATTCAACTTCACACAACCCCCGACATTCAATATTGG GTCGACTAAATCCTTCACTGCCTCTCCAGCTGGACAGCAACCAATCGCTGGGCGCAAGATCAAGACAGCAGTGCGGCGCAGAAAGTAG